One bacterium DNA segment encodes these proteins:
- a CDS encoding class I SAM-dependent methyltransferase: MLRRGRATIYRRLQSLRFLAGRDRHAVLAFLRASRAAGRPWRSDLRLLARFVRITNHVRAYHTQAEMLTVAQAILSRTGTPGLTVVECGVGKGASTAKLSLVTARAGGRLVVFDSFRGMPPNEERHEALDGRPMVFRRGAFHGRLREVQRTVAAFGAPQVVEYRKGWFADTLPRFAAPVDVVLLDVDLLASTRTCLAHLAPRLRPGGVIFTQDGHLRAVAALLTDPAFWRDEVGVAPPRVPGAGREKFLALAFE; encoded by the coding sequence ATGCTGCGGCGCGGTCGCGCCACGATCTACCGTCGCCTGCAGTCCCTGCGCTTCCTCGCCGGCCGGGATCGTCACGCCGTGCTCGCCTTCCTGCGCGCATCGCGCGCGGCTGGCCGACCCTGGCGAAGCGACCTGCGCCTGCTGGCGCGCTTCGTGCGCATCACCAATCACGTGCGCGCCTACCACACCCAGGCGGAGATGCTGACCGTGGCGCAGGCGATCCTGTCCCGGACCGGGACGCCCGGCCTGACGGTGGTCGAATGCGGGGTCGGCAAGGGAGCCAGCACCGCCAAGCTGTCGTTGGTGACGGCGCGGGCCGGTGGTCGGCTGGTCGTCTTCGACTCGTTCCGCGGCATGCCGCCGAACGAGGAGCGGCACGAGGCGCTCGACGGCCGCCCGATGGTGTTCCGCCGCGGCGCCTTCCACGGCCGCTTGCGCGAGGTGCAGCGCACCGTCGCCGCCTTCGGCGCGCCGCAGGTGGTCGAGTATCGCAAGGGCTGGTTCGCCGACACCCTGCCGCGCTTCGCGGCGCCCGTCGATGTCGTGCTGCTCGACGTCGACCTGCTGGCTTCGACCCGCACCTGCCTCGCCCACCTGGCGCCGCGCCTGCGCCCCGGTGGCGTCATCTTCACGCAGGACGGCCACCTGCGCGCTGTTGCCGCGCTGCTCACCGATCCCGCATTCTGGCGCGACGAGGTCGGCGTCGCGCCTCCGCGCGTCCCGGGTGCCGGCCGAGAGAAGTTCCTCGCCCTGGCCTTCGAGTAG
- a CDS encoding glycosyltransferase family 39 protein produces MVSEPPPIARWPATLLALLVVGAAWATLQLWGLGDTPFHTRGEPREAVVVQDLVAHDRWILPRRNGVDLPRKPPLFYWLGGATSRALGVVDERSVRLPSTVQSGLAALLVSGAAATTVGPIAGAAAGLILLSSFEWLRAATAARVDMTLTFGLTMAFVGLLLFERRQRALWLGLFYVGAAWATLAKGIPGLAIPALQVALLCARDRSLQPLRRLQPLRGLLFVLLVAGAWYAAATAQAGRAFLAIVASENLVRIVGAKTASLGHAHGFGYLVGVLLLGLLPWTLFLPSTAVALWRERAGIHRGDPRAFALLWAAAVFLPFAVASSKRGVYLLPLYPAVALLIGWWAQRVWRGGTAGAPTRPLLAAALWALAILCAVLAIAATAERAGLPLLAWLPAMARGRSSAHLDAIVAAAHAPRPLFAVLCSIGAIAATTGALAVRGTRPRLLLAAVVGVTGALVLAVRLVVMPAIGAVETRRGFVAAMREAVRDPAGVHTVPNLDYGTIFYWGGAMPVYDPRSGGDPPPYLVMPDAAWLRAPARLRDQYERITGLPATAGGEGAPALLTRRPSVPTVE; encoded by the coding sequence ATGGTTTCCGAGCCGCCGCCGATCGCGCGTTGGCCCGCGACGCTGCTCGCGCTCCTGGTGGTCGGCGCCGCTTGGGCAACCCTCCAGCTCTGGGGTCTCGGCGACACGCCCTTCCACACCCGCGGCGAGCCGCGCGAGGCGGTGGTGGTGCAGGACCTAGTGGCCCACGACCGCTGGATCCTGCCCCGCCGCAACGGCGTCGACCTGCCGCGCAAGCCGCCCCTGTTCTATTGGCTCGGCGGCGCGACGTCGCGCGCCCTCGGCGTCGTGGACGAGCGCAGTGTGCGGCTGCCTTCGACGGTGCAGAGCGGCCTCGCCGCCCTCCTCGTCAGCGGCGCGGCGGCGACGACGGTCGGGCCGATCGCCGGCGCCGCCGCCGGTCTGATCCTGCTCAGCAGCTTCGAATGGCTGCGCGCCGCCACCGCGGCGCGGGTCGACATGACGCTCACCTTCGGCCTGACGATGGCCTTCGTCGGTCTGCTCCTGTTCGAGCGCCGCCAACGCGCCCTCTGGCTCGGGCTCTTCTACGTCGGCGCCGCCTGGGCGACCCTCGCCAAAGGCATTCCCGGCCTGGCGATTCCCGCCTTGCAGGTCGCGCTCCTGTGCGCTCGCGATCGCAGTCTGCAGCCGCTTCGTCGTCTGCAACCCCTGCGCGGCCTGCTCTTCGTCCTGCTGGTCGCCGGCGCCTGGTACGCGGCGGCGACCGCGCAGGCCGGCCGCGCCTTCCTCGCCATCGTCGCCAGCGAGAACCTGGTGCGCATCGTCGGTGCCAAGACGGCGAGCCTCGGGCACGCGCACGGCTTCGGCTACCTGGTCGGCGTGCTGCTGCTCGGCCTGCTGCCGTGGACCCTGTTCCTGCCGAGCACCGCGGTGGCCCTGTGGCGCGAACGCGCCGGCATCCACCGCGGCGATCCACGCGCCTTCGCTCTGCTCTGGGCGGCGGCGGTGTTCCTGCCCTTCGCCGTCGCCAGCAGCAAGCGCGGGGTCTATCTGCTGCCGCTCTACCCTGCCGTCGCCCTGCTGATCGGCTGGTGGGCGCAGCGGGTGTGGCGCGGCGGCACCGCCGGCGCGCCGACGCGCCCCCTGCTCGCCGCGGCGCTGTGGGCGCTCGCCATCCTCTGCGCCGTCCTCGCCATCGCCGCCACGGCCGAGCGCGCGGGTCTGCCCCTGCTCGCCTGGTTGCCGGCAATGGCGCGCGGCCGCTCCAGCGCCCACCTCGACGCCATCGTCGCGGCGGCGCACGCGCCCCGGCCGCTCTTCGCGGTGCTCTGCAGCATCGGCGCGATCGCCGCCACGACTGGCGCGCTGGCGGTTCGTGGAACGCGACCGCGTCTGCTCCTGGCGGCCGTCGTCGGGGTCACCGGCGCCCTGGTGCTGGCCGTCCGGCTCGTGGTGATGCCGGCGATCGGCGCGGTGGAGACGCGGCGCGGCTTCGTCGCCGCGATGCGAGAGGCGGTGCGCGACCCCGCCGGCGTCCACACCGTGCCGAATCTCGACTATGGCACCATCTTCTACTGGGGCGGCGCCATGCCGGTCTACGATCCGCGGAGCGGCGGCGACCCACCGCCCTATCTGGTGATGCCGGACGCCGCCTGGCTCCGCGCCCCGGCCCGACTGCGCGATCAGTACGAACGGATCACCGGCTTGCCGGCGACCGCTGGCGGCGAGGGAGCCCCAGCGCTTCTGACGCGGCGTCCCTCGGTACCGACCGTCGAGTGA
- a CDS encoding efflux RND transporter periplasmic adaptor subunit, which translates to MTRRLPIVLVAAAILGAALAALLPRRPDEIVLTGVVTTDDVIVGAEIQGRLQELAAREGDVVERGQLLARIRPREWKADVDFYADSERQSAAQVEEAEANLRFQEAQTSNATHQAEANLAAAQAQVAQAVADEENARLTFRRAEAMYRKGVEAAQAFDQARTAFAAATAHVEALGKQEQAAEAAVALAKGNADQVAARRATLEANRHRLAAAGAQREKAQVHLDDTEIRAPIDGIVDVRAARPGEVVAPGRAILTLIDPDDLWVRADVEETYIDAVRLGDRMTVRLPSGSERLCAVIHRGVDADFATQRDVSRTKRDIKTFEIRLRCDNAERDLAVGMTAYVVLPLAARPAAGEAAR; encoded by the coding sequence ATGACGCGCCGCCTGCCGATCGTCCTCGTCGCCGCCGCCATCCTGGGGGCCGCGCTCGCCGCCCTGCTGCCCCGCCGTCCCGACGAGATCGTGCTCACCGGCGTGGTGACCACGGACGACGTCATCGTCGGCGCCGAGATCCAGGGCCGGCTGCAGGAGCTCGCGGCGCGCGAGGGCGACGTCGTCGAGCGTGGCCAGCTCCTCGCGCGCATCCGGCCGCGGGAGTGGAAGGCGGACGTCGATTTCTATGCCGACAGCGAGCGGCAGTCGGCGGCGCAGGTCGAGGAGGCCGAGGCCAACCTGCGTTTTCAGGAGGCGCAGACCAGCAACGCGACGCACCAGGCGGAGGCCAACCTGGCGGCCGCCCAGGCGCAAGTGGCGCAGGCGGTGGCCGACGAGGAGAACGCGCGTCTGACCTTCCGGCGCGCGGAGGCCATGTACCGCAAGGGGGTGGAGGCGGCGCAGGCCTTCGACCAGGCGCGCACCGCGTTCGCGGCGGCGACGGCGCACGTCGAGGCGCTGGGCAAGCAGGAGCAGGCGGCGGAGGCCGCGGTCGCGCTGGCCAAGGGCAACGCCGATCAGGTCGCCGCCCGCCGCGCCACCCTCGAGGCCAACCGCCACCGACTGGCGGCGGCCGGCGCGCAGCGGGAGAAGGCGCAGGTCCACCTCGACGACACCGAGATCCGCGCGCCGATCGACGGCATCGTCGACGTGCGCGCGGCGCGTCCCGGCGAGGTGGTGGCGCCCGGACGCGCGATCCTCACCCTGATCGATCCCGACGATCTCTGGGTGCGCGCCGATGTCGAGGAGACCTACATCGATGCGGTGCGGCTGGGGGATCGGATGACCGTGCGGCTGCCGTCGGGCAGCGAGCGCCTCTGCGCCGTGATCCACCGCGGGGTCGACGCCGATTTCGCCACCCAGCGCGACGTCAGCCGCACCAAGCGCGACATCAAGACCTTCGAGATCCGCCTGCGCTGCGACAACGCCGAGCGCGATCTGGCGGTCGGCATGACCGCCTACGTCGTCCTGCCGCTGGCGGCGCGCCCGGCGGCGGGCGAGGCGGCGCGATGA
- a CDS encoding IS5 family transposase, translating into MEKQQTFASVAWSQKGKVTRRERFLAEMDAVVPWAELLRVIAPHYPKAGNGRQPLGLEKMLRIYFVQQWFNLSDPQAEDSLYDSESIRRFVRIELSEDVVPDETTILRFRHLLEKQGLTAKLFELVKELLQAKRLLLKAGTIVDATIIAAPSSTKNADKARDPEMKQTRKGNQWHFGMKLHIGTDTRGRVHSVVATNAATADITQLEELLHGEESAVYGDKAYWKEADRQAFEAAGVRYRMNRRQAGRQPLSERWRQINRARSRIRARGEHPFHIVKRLWGFAKVRYRGLAKNLARAQTMFALANLYSVRHHLLPAGARCAL; encoded by the coding sequence ATGGAGAAGCAGCAAACGTTTGCGTCGGTGGCGTGGAGCCAGAAGGGCAAGGTGACGCGTCGCGAACGGTTCCTGGCGGAAATGGATGCCGTGGTGCCGTGGGCCGAGTTGCTGCGGGTGATTGCGCCGCACTACCCGAAGGCGGGCAACGGCCGGCAGCCCCTGGGGTTGGAGAAAATGCTGCGGATTTACTTCGTCCAGCAGTGGTTCAACCTGTCTGACCCGCAAGCAGAGGACTCGCTGTACGACAGCGAGTCGATCCGGCGCTTTGTGCGCATCGAGTTGAGCGAGGATGTCGTCCCCGACGAAACGACGATTTTGCGTTTCCGCCACCTGCTGGAGAAGCAGGGCCTGACGGCGAAGCTCTTCGAGCTGGTGAAGGAGCTGCTGCAGGCGAAGCGGCTGTTGCTGAAGGCCGGCACCATTGTGGATGCGACGATCATCGCCGCGCCGAGTTCGACCAAAAACGCGGACAAAGCGCGCGATCCCGAGATGAAGCAGACGCGCAAGGGGAACCAGTGGCACTTCGGGATGAAGCTGCACATTGGGACCGATACGCGGGGCCGCGTGCACAGCGTGGTGGCCACCAATGCGGCGACCGCGGACATCACGCAATTGGAGGAGCTGCTCCATGGCGAGGAGAGCGCGGTGTACGGGGACAAGGCGTACTGGAAGGAAGCCGATCGCCAGGCGTTCGAGGCGGCCGGAGTGCGGTACCGCATGAATCGGCGTCAGGCGGGTCGTCAGCCGCTGAGCGAGCGGTGGCGCCAGATCAACCGGGCGCGCTCGCGCATTCGCGCGCGCGGCGAACATCCGTTTCACATCGTGAAGCGGCTGTGGGGATTCGCCAAGGTGCGCTACCGCGGCTTGGCCAAGAACCTGGCGCGAGCGCAGACGATGTTCGCATTGGCGAATCTGTACAGTGTCCGTCATCACCTCCTGCCCGCGGGGGCGCGGTGCGCGCTGTGA
- the greB gene encoding transcription elongation factor GreB, whose translation MSKAFTREPDGDDGDEVAATAPPREGANYITPAGLQRLHDELSKLWRIERPKLVDIIAWAASNGDRSENGDYIYGKRRLREIDRRIRFLRQRIEAAVVVDNAGREHEKVYFGATVTVADANGGERTVSIVGVDESDPARGRVSWISPIATALLKGTVGDVVTLKTPRGDEELEILDIRYEALP comes from the coding sequence ATGAGCAAGGCCTTCACCAGGGAACCGGACGGCGACGACGGCGACGAGGTCGCCGCCACCGCCCCGCCGCGCGAGGGCGCGAACTACATCACGCCCGCCGGGCTGCAGCGCCTGCACGACGAGCTGTCGAAACTGTGGCGGATCGAACGCCCGAAGCTCGTCGACATCATCGCCTGGGCGGCGAGCAACGGCGACCGCTCGGAGAACGGTGACTACATCTACGGCAAGCGCCGGTTGCGGGAGATCGACCGCCGCATCCGCTTCCTCCGGCAGCGGATCGAGGCGGCGGTGGTGGTCGACAACGCCGGCAGGGAGCACGAGAAGGTCTACTTCGGGGCGACCGTCACCGTCGCCGATGCGAACGGTGGCGAGCGCACGGTCAGCATCGTCGGCGTCGACGAGAGCGATCCCGCCCGCGGCCGCGTGAGCTGGATCTCGCCGATCGCGACGGCGCTGCTGAAGGGCACCGTCGGCGACGTGGTGACGCTGAAGACGCCCCGCGGCGACGAGGAGCTCGAGATCCTCGACATCCGCTACGAGGCCCTGCCGTAA
- a CDS encoding TetR/AcrR family transcriptional regulator, giving the protein MPPRAASKDRRPAPAPARGPDSRAAILAAAEDAFARAGMEGARIDAIAATAGVNKALLYYYFGSKGGLYEAVMDDHFREFNRQAVAVLQEPGPAGAVLLRYVSLYFDFISARRRYAALYHQLMTARGRSLERLARRYLVPRNAAFKKLLERGVRAGEFRRTDPRHTAMSVVGLIVFYFSAAPVLRVLGHADAYAPASLARRKREVLDFIRHGLFLDSGASSS; this is encoded by the coding sequence ATGCCCCCTCGCGCCGCCTCGAAGGACCGCCGACCCGCGCCCGCACCGGCGCGGGGACCGGACAGCCGCGCCGCGATACTGGCCGCGGCGGAGGATGCCTTCGCCCGCGCCGGCATGGAGGGGGCGCGGATCGACGCCATCGCCGCCACGGCGGGGGTCAACAAGGCGCTCCTCTACTACTACTTCGGAAGCAAGGGCGGGCTCTACGAGGCGGTGATGGACGATCACTTCCGCGAGTTCAACCGCCAGGCGGTGGCGGTGTTGCAGGAGCCCGGACCGGCGGGCGCGGTCCTGCTGCGCTACGTCAGCCTCTACTTCGACTTCATCAGCGCCCGGCGTCGCTATGCGGCGCTCTACCACCAACTGATGACGGCGCGCGGCCGCTCCCTCGAACGCCTGGCGCGCCGCTATCTGGTGCCGCGCAACGCCGCGTTCAAGAAGCTGCTCGAACGCGGCGTCCGGGCGGGCGAGTTCCGCCGCACGGATCCCCGGCACACGGCCATGTCGGTGGTCGGATTGATCGTCTTCTACTTCTCCGCCGCTCCGGTGCTCCGGGTCCTCGGTCACGCCGACGCCTACGCGCCCGCCAGCCTGGCGCGCCGCAAGCGCGAGGTGCTGGACTTCATCCGGCACGGCCTCTTCCTCGACTCCGGAGCCAGTTCCTCATGA
- a CDS encoding ABC transporter permease: MHRIWAIIERDLRRFRRSPSLIVVSMLMPVVQLVVLGHAFGGRVKDLAVGVVDQDHGVPAVKVREMLQAVAANARTFETVAYSDQARALDDLRNGRISGVLNIPPNFSRQVLAGAGPRLALIEDNTDQFAAATLEGALAAMLGPYNHPPPQERVASGATLSIVEVYPYVPYVQYLLPGSIVLAIFVSAMIGGGIIFIDDKARGLHEGYLVTPIRKLELILGFTLAGAAKAIVAGTVLVIAGSLIAGIPHPLDPLRLLRMMTMVVTTSLALISMMFLLMVRVSDPLIPRAIYGVLSTVLFYPSGAVYPVNAFPGWMQALAVVDPFTYAVHGFKALVLKNTGLAAIGVDLAVLLGFTVVTMALATVLFRRTL, from the coding sequence GTGCACCGCATCTGGGCCATCATCGAACGCGACCTGCGCCGTTTCCGACGCAGCCCGAGCCTGATCGTCGTCTCCATGCTCATGCCGGTCGTCCAGTTGGTCGTGCTCGGACACGCCTTCGGCGGCCGGGTGAAGGATCTCGCGGTCGGCGTGGTCGACCAGGACCACGGCGTGCCGGCGGTGAAGGTGCGGGAGATGCTGCAGGCCGTGGCCGCCAACGCCAGGACCTTCGAGACCGTCGCCTACAGCGACCAGGCGCGAGCGCTCGACGACCTGCGCAACGGCAGGATCAGCGGCGTGCTGAACATTCCGCCCAACTTCTCGCGCCAGGTCCTGGCCGGCGCTGGTCCGCGCCTGGCGCTGATCGAGGACAATACCGACCAGTTCGCGGCGGCGACGCTCGAGGGCGCGCTGGCGGCGATGCTCGGGCCGTACAACCACCCGCCACCGCAGGAGCGCGTCGCCAGCGGCGCGACGCTGTCGATCGTCGAGGTCTACCCGTACGTCCCGTACGTCCAGTACCTGCTGCCCGGCAGCATCGTGCTGGCGATCTTCGTGTCCGCCATGATCGGCGGCGGCATCATCTTCATCGACGACAAGGCGCGCGGCCTGCACGAGGGCTATCTGGTGACGCCGATCCGCAAGCTCGAGCTGATCCTCGGCTTCACCCTCGCCGGCGCCGCCAAGGCGATCGTCGCCGGCACCGTGCTGGTGATCGCCGGCTCGCTGATCGCCGGCATTCCCCACCCCCTGGACCCGCTGCGCCTGTTGCGCATGATGACCATGGTGGTCACGACGTCGCTGGCGCTGATCAGCATGATGTTCCTGCTCATGGTGCGGGTCAGCGACCCCCTGATCCCGCGCGCCATCTACGGCGTGTTGAGCACCGTGCTGTTCTACCCCAGCGGCGCCGTCTATCCGGTCAACGCCTTTCCCGGCTGGATGCAGGCGCTCGCCGTCGTCGATCCCTTCACCTATGCGGTGCATGGCTTCAAGGCGCTGGTGCTGAAGAACACCGGCCTGGCGGCCATCGGCGTCGACCTGGCGGTGCTGCTCGGCTTCACGGTCGTGACCATGGCGCTGGCCACCGTCCTCTTCCGGCGCACGCTGTAG
- a CDS encoding ATP-binding cassette domain-containing protein, with the protein MSAPVLDVEVEAIAKTFGDFRAVDGLSFSVEHGEVFGLLGPNGAGKSTLIRMLTTLLPPSGGTARINGFDIVRQANEVRACIGVIPQAMTSDLDLSAAENLSIFAKLYGIPRERRRRTIAALLEAVDLTPWADKPVKMFSGGMRRRLEIARGLVHEPRIFFLDEPTTGLDPVSRVAVWEMLSRLKRERDLTILVTTHYMDEADKLCDRIAIVDHGQLVALDSPLKLKASIPGKNILEVSFDRPPADWTATLAALPDVADVRADEHVFRISSHNGPRTTVGVMEAARQAGIAVESLSVQSTTLDDVFVHYTGHQLRDALQSAPRYDPNFMYNR; encoded by the coding sequence ATGAGCGCCCCCGTGCTCGACGTCGAGGTCGAGGCGATCGCCAAGACCTTCGGCGACTTCCGCGCCGTCGACGGGCTGAGCTTCAGCGTCGAGCACGGCGAGGTCTTCGGCCTGCTCGGCCCGAACGGGGCGGGCAAGTCGACGCTGATCCGCATGCTGACGACGCTGCTGCCGCCGTCGGGCGGCACGGCGCGGATCAACGGCTTCGACATCGTCCGCCAGGCCAACGAGGTGCGCGCCTGCATCGGCGTCATCCCGCAGGCGATGACCTCCGACCTCGACCTCTCCGCGGCCGAGAACCTGAGCATCTTCGCCAAGCTCTACGGCATCCCGCGCGAGCGGCGGCGCCGGACCATCGCCGCCCTGCTCGAGGCGGTGGACCTGACGCCGTGGGCGGACAAGCCGGTGAAGATGTTCTCCGGCGGCATGCGCCGGCGCCTGGAGATCGCGCGCGGCCTGGTACACGAGCCGCGCATCTTCTTCCTCGACGAGCCGACCACCGGCCTCGACCCGGTGTCGCGCGTCGCCGTCTGGGAGATGCTGTCGCGCCTCAAGCGCGAGCGGGACCTGACCATCCTGGTGACGACGCACTACATGGACGAGGCCGACAAGCTCTGCGACCGCATCGCCATCGTCGACCACGGGCAGCTCGTCGCGCTCGACTCGCCGCTCAAGCTGAAGGCCTCCATTCCCGGGAAGAACATCCTCGAGGTGAGCTTCGACCGGCCGCCGGCGGACTGGACGGCGACGCTGGCGGCGCTGCCCGACGTCGCCGACGTGCGCGCCGATGAGCACGTCTTCCGCATCTCCTCGCACAACGGGCCGCGGACCACGGTCGGGGTGATGGAAGCGGCGCGCCAGGCGGGCATCGCGGTCGAGTCGCTGTCGGTGCAGAGCACGACCCTGGACGACGTCTTCGTCCACTACACCGGCCACCAGCTTCGCGACGCGCTGCAGAGCGCCCCCAGGTACGATCCCAACTTCATGTACAACCGCTAG
- a CDS encoding glycoside hydrolase family 127 protein, producing MIGRFRLPRPLRRALFGGALLGGVLFGAVVGGSAVAAPQPPIAVTVREPDGVERHHWPLTFSVPWPRGALQRSDAVAVHEEGGAALPVQTRVLASWPDGSTRWLLIDTQVDLRPRQERRLRVERGTPPRPHAALTVTSASERVDVDTGALRFRVPRKHFALLEGLQPAGEKRPLGGAVGSLLVAGERRGEAQKPVDVRILEHGPLRARLALSGTYGNGFDYEIRLDAYAGQPFVRVLHTFINRYPTPFINVPQIALSLPLGEIKPGTWRAGVVGERMRSGAIPDTGVRLVQRDNETAEIAGDAEAVQLAGWVEVSGSRGTLGIASRWFWQEYPQSVEMRRDRLTYNLWAPEADPANAGVGAAKTHELALWLAPPQRLPAGIGAALATPLVGVVDPQVIAASGALPGAIAAREPGARFIRKAAAGADRYLKRNAREQWNDCGRVHCGEAGLARMRTGAYGMWNWGDWNFRGYQDTVKGTDSWGNLEYDTTEVLALTYAATGDPALFDATAAAARHYADVDVIHAAPARPEWVGMNHPKNPLHFSFQLGGPDLGHTWAQGLIDYYYLSGDERALTAARGIADYLVARVRNPLRGNPRQWGWPQIALLAVHEATGEPQYLEAARRFATGGMAAHPPDGTNNWKLGILADALAHTHAATGDEAMRDWLQRYAAAIMAHPGRPDVRAFPAVAYVAHLSGNAAMRDAALQRARDLDLGSWGKPFTANGRLGFRIFSLLQ from the coding sequence ATGATCGGCCGCTTCCGCCTGCCGCGCCCGCTGCGTCGCGCTCTATTCGGTGGCGCTCTGCTCGGCGGCGTTCTGTTCGGCGCCGTCGTCGGCGGATCCGCGGTCGCGGCCCCGCAGCCGCCGATCGCCGTCACCGTGCGCGAACCGGACGGCGTCGAGCGACACCATTGGCCGCTCACCTTCAGCGTGCCGTGGCCGCGGGGGGCGCTGCAGCGGAGCGACGCGGTGGCGGTCCACGAGGAAGGCGGCGCGGCGCTGCCGGTGCAGACGCGGGTCCTCGCCAGTTGGCCGGACGGCTCGACGCGCTGGTTGCTGATCGACACGCAGGTCGACCTGCGGCCGCGCCAGGAGCGCCGTCTGCGGGTCGAGCGCGGCACGCCGCCGCGCCCGCACGCCGCGCTCACCGTGACCAGCGCCAGCGAGCGAGTCGACGTCGACACCGGGGCGCTGCGCTTCCGCGTGCCGCGCAAGCACTTCGCGCTGCTCGAAGGCCTGCAGCCGGCGGGCGAGAAGCGGCCGCTCGGCGGGGCGGTCGGCTCGCTGTTGGTCGCGGGCGAGCGGCGCGGCGAGGCGCAGAAACCGGTCGACGTCCGCATCCTCGAGCACGGGCCGTTGCGGGCCCGCCTCGCCCTCAGCGGCACCTACGGCAATGGCTTCGACTACGAGATCCGCCTCGACGCCTACGCCGGACAGCCCTTCGTGCGCGTCCTGCACACCTTCATCAACCGCTACCCCACGCCCTTCATCAATGTGCCACAGATCGCCCTCTCGCTGCCCCTGGGCGAGATCAAACCCGGCACGTGGCGCGCCGGGGTGGTCGGGGAACGCATGCGCAGCGGCGCCATTCCCGATACCGGGGTGCGGTTGGTGCAGCGCGACAACGAGACGGCCGAGATCGCCGGCGACGCCGAAGCGGTGCAACTCGCCGGCTGGGTCGAGGTCAGCGGCAGCCGCGGCACCCTCGGCATCGCCTCGCGCTGGTTCTGGCAGGAGTATCCGCAGAGCGTCGAGATGCGACGCGACCGGCTGACCTACAACCTCTGGGCGCCCGAGGCGGATCCGGCGAACGCCGGCGTGGGCGCCGCCAAGACGCACGAGCTCGCGCTCTGGCTGGCGCCGCCGCAGCGCCTGCCGGCGGGCATCGGCGCGGCGCTGGCGACGCCGCTGGTCGGCGTCGTCGACCCGCAGGTCATCGCCGCCAGCGGCGCCTTGCCGGGCGCGATCGCGGCCCGCGAGCCGGGCGCGCGCTTCATCCGCAAGGCCGCCGCCGGCGCCGATCGCTACCTGAAGCGCAACGCGCGGGAGCAGTGGAACGACTGCGGTCGTGTCCATTGCGGGGAGGCCGGGCTCGCGCGCATGCGGACCGGCGCTTACGGGATGTGGAACTGGGGCGACTGGAACTTCCGCGGCTACCAGGACACGGTCAAGGGCACCGACAGTTGGGGCAACCTCGAGTACGACACGACCGAGGTGCTGGCGCTGACGTACGCGGCCACCGGCGATCCGGCGCTGTTCGACGCGACCGCGGCGGCGGCCCGCCACTATGCCGACGTCGACGTGATCCACGCCGCGCCAGCGCGCCCGGAGTGGGTCGGCATGAACCACCCGAAGAATCCGCTCCACTTCTCGTTCCAGCTCGGCGGACCCGATCTCGGCCACACCTGGGCGCAGGGGCTGATCGACTACTACTACCTCAGTGGCGACGAGCGCGCGCTCACTGCGGCGCGCGGCATCGCCGACTATCTCGTGGCGCGCGTGCGCAACCCACTGCGCGGCAATCCCCGACAGTGGGGCTGGCCGCAGATCGCGCTGCTCGCGGTGCACGAGGCGACCGGCGAGCCACAGTATCTCGAGGCGGCCCGCCGCTTCGCCACCGGCGGCATGGCGGCGCACCCTCCCGACGGCACGAACAACTGGAAGCTCGGCATTCTCGCCGACGCGCTCGCCCACACCCACGCCGCGACCGGCGACGAGGCGATGCGCGACTGGCTGCAGCGCTACGCGGCGGCCATCATGGCGCATCCCGGCCGACCCGACGTGCGCGCCTTCCCCGCGGTCGCCTACGTCGCCCACCTGAGCGGCAACGCGGCGATGCGCGACGCCGCCTTGCAACGGGCCCGCGACCTCGACCTCGGCTCGTGGGGGAAGCCGTTCACGGCCAACGGGCGGCTCGGCTTCCGGATCTTCTCGCTGCTGCAGTGA